The Helianthus annuus cultivar XRQ/B chromosome 11, HanXRQr2.0-SUNRISE, whole genome shotgun sequence region GCAAAATGATGAGAATTTGAAGAACGAAGAAGAAGAAACAGTTGAAGAAAAACAGGAGGAAGCTAATGAGAAGTTGGAAGAGTCGGTTGGTGAAGCTGATGCTGGTGAAGCTATTGCTAAGGAACaacagaagaagaaagaagatcAGAAACAGACGGAAGAAAAAGCCGAGGTGCCAACTATTGAGGTAAATACTTCAACTGAATCTTCTGAAGTTttaaataaaactgttgaacagtgcaagaaatgcatggaaacgtgcagtgcttgtactgaaaaagatgaaaagttcAGAACAAGAGACATGGAATTTATTAACATTGAAAAAGTTTTCAAAgataaatgcaaagaaatgtttgaaaaagaaaaggttttgtTAGATAATGATGAACAGCTGACACGAAAATGCAAgattttagaaaaagaaaatgagattttgaaagaaTAGTGTTCAGCAATGACTGAAGAATGTTTGCAAAAAGAAAATGTggttcaagaaatgaaaaaagagtatgattcaataaaacttgtatatcatattacaaaagaatcatatgaagatgtgaaaagccaaatgaaacttgttcaatcgagATTGAAATATTGTTCTGAAATGTCAAAAGGGCTTAAAATCAGTATGAAATAAAACAACAAGTTGTAAATTCATATATTGAAGAGGTTGTTGAGCTTAAACGTGAAATGGCTGATTTAGAACAAGATAATAACAAGTTGCATAGTTATCAcgcttcatcatttgttcttgaacgtattttcaacataaaaccggatTATAACGATTTTGAGAAAAACAagaaaggaattggctcagaatatcatcaggttccaccactGTTTGAGGAAAAATTCACATTCTATGATGATGAGAAGGTGGAAAAAGCTAATTCCCAGAAAatattgacgtaacctattccaaatctgatgatactgGTGATttagaggtggtaggtaaggtcgttgaaagtgttttGCAAGATGATTCTACCTAAACAGATAAGTCCGagtcacaggatgaaaatgaggGAAGTTTTCATGAGAGTtatcttaaaaattcaaaatatgagaaAGATGCGAATgatgtgtgacaactcgtactttaccgacCCTTGTATTACGTGTAACTGTTGATCAACTTATGTGATGCTATTAACTGATTGAATGTTACGTGATTACTTGTGTTTACGAATACGTTATTTGAACCGAATGCCCAGCCgaacacaagcccattcgggccacacactAGACTCGAAACCTCGGCCCAAGTGAGGTTTCGGCCCACACTCCTTATGCGTACATGATACATATACCATTAGGGTTAATTTTTCACAAGCTTTGAAAACAagaactcacacacacaaactctctctccctctcgttgcTTGGAAACCGACGGCACAAGAACCAACTTCCCATTCGGATCACACTCCtttacttgtaaccggttagtatgattGATTATGTTCTTGTACGATTTATGTGGTTTAGTTTGTGTTCTTGCAAATCGGTTGCTCACCATATGATTGTAATCGGATGAGTTATGTTATCGAGCTAAACTGATTAAGTGACATAGGTTATCATAACCAATCTGCTTGTATGTAAATCGGCTCTTATGTATGTTCACACAAACCGGGTTGTATGCTAGAAGCCTAACAGTGATTCGTGATGTTGATTGTAAATCGGTTGCATGTATGTGTTAATCGGTTAGGATGCATGATAGGGTTGCAAGATTTGAAACCAAccgattgttatatgtttgattatgatcCGATTGTTTATTCTTGTTACGGTTATGCATTTGTTTAAAGATGAACACGTTGAATATGATATAAAAATCTGCTAATTACTaggtttgatctgaattgtgaaactgcttaGTTGTTTGCATaaattacggaatgattgttgtgtatgattatggaaaccagttacacacacggttgcgactcggtatcactcattgcgagtcggtaccccactcgagaccacacaacaacatcagccgcaatcatggttgcgagtcaggttgcgactcgtaaccagaccatgacgagccgagaccgtcccttgcgactcgtaaccagctgttgcgactcgcaatcttctgttgcgactcgtaatctcctgctgtgactcgtaactctcggttgcgactcgagatcgccggttgcgactcgagaccacctttgcacgtacactgtattgggcctacactgtcacgggcccaatcttatgactgttatgttattggactgcttatctgtttgggccgaacaCTTGGATTCTGTTTaactgattgttattggactgctatgaaatatgtgtgaattgccatgatcaatacgtgttagaaATCCACGTGCtttatacgaacctaacttgcataagtaaccatgataggacgtggttgatcccttacttgtatacttgagcattttactgtctgccgagcaaacccaggtgagttcacactcctactaaggcatgggattcccgggtcgtgggaatgggttaaaggttgccattgactaagaacgtacatatgcttttcctagactatcacctaccaggatcctcggatgtcaggacggttccgtaggttaggataacacctacgtggtcatatgccaattactgcctcggatgtcaggcacgcacgtaaaacctacgtgtacgcattacttacttctatcctcggtacaaaggatacgtacgtgaaacccatgtacacccccgcgtctcctatcctcggttgtgaaggatacgtacgtaaaacctacgtacaccccatacgcgctactgttctcggaagaagaacagggatgatacgagtagttgatacgaatagtctagtggtcacataacatgggaagcccccacctatacaacttactatcggcccagtagagccacccgttacttactgttacgcacttacttactgtgaactcgctcaactagtttgttgaccattctgttacatgccttgcagatcgttaggtacatggagcttgcacaaaggggagccggtcgttgtggacaaggatcgtgttattttgttagacacttatgacatttcagtattttaacttgggtttacaacaatgcttccgctacttaaacaatgcttggttttgaaacatcgatcatgtcatgatgaactactttaatgacttttattattattaaatgctatgtttgatatgattgatggcttgatcctggtcatgtcacgctcccaagcggtggtactccacgtgtggattttgggggtgtgacatgatgaTCCAATAGGATTGgcttataccatgattggatcggacaaattattctcagaTATTGAAGTCCCGATTCCGAATGTGATTTcggaaaagattgacaaagttttcaaaccggcagaaattgagaagtctgaaattgataaatttgctGGAAAGAGCAAGAAAACATTTTATAATAAACCTAGTTACAAAAAGaagaacatgaaggctgggttgggttataaaaagaatcaaaaccaaaagaaacgttttgaaaagacaaactttcagaaaaagatgaactttgttcatggaacaagttctgaggaagagaaagaactccaatttagacgacagtctaatgaagagttctatgctcagaaaaGGCAACAACAGGttaaagatgtttcaaagaaaacatgtttcaaatgtgatcaaactggacATGTTGGTCGCAAATGTTTGAATCTGAAATCTGTTGGTGTTAAACAAAATAGACAGCAAAATGAAGCTGTCAAACAGAAGTCTACCAAGTTTGCAtcacaacaaacttggaaaccaaagCTAAAGACACACAAATATGAATCAAATCAGCCTTAGAAACCAGTGACACCCAGATTTAGGACAACACAAAGCTGGAAAACAACGGTTGATGCAACAAATTCAAACCAGTTTTGGAACCCAAAAGTTGTTGCTCAAAATCAAAACATTCAAAATAATTCAAGGTTTTATCGAAGGAATGTTTCAAAAGGTCAAATCTGGGTGGTCAAACAACAAAAGGTTTATGTTGATGAGAAaattaaagaaaatgtttatgAAAAGAATGAACGAAACTATCCAGTGTTACCTGGAAAGTTACAAATTTAGCTACCTGAGTCAAAGCAGGCTTGGGTTGCTTTGTTCAAGTAATTTAGTTGTTTGGATGTGCAGGTGCTCCCGAAGACGAAGACGAATGAATGTCAACAAGAGGAGTATCGGAGCAGCCTGACACGAGAGGAGGCTGATCCCTACAACTGAAAACAGGGAGTTTTGTTTGTTTCTGTACGTAAATAAACCATattaaaaaaccataaaaataaaaaaatttaaaaaaatatatatatgtttttattttgtcaaaacttgaaaaatgaaaaaaagtatgtttgtttttttagaaaaaattgTCAAAtatcaaaaattttaaaaaatatgcTGATTGAATATGCCAAAACCCTCatggctgaacaaacatgattatttcACAAGTGATTAAATGGTTTTAACATTgttaaaaatcaatgtgttgtaaatcatgggggtactttctACAAACAATGCATGTGAAgtagaaaatggatggcgagatgaAGCTATCTGCatcgggttgtcaaattttctttaaatgttttgttgggggggggggggtttaagaattttgaaaatacaaaaacattggaaactttgaaaaaaaacaaaaacaatagaaaattaaagagtttttgtgtaaaaagagaaaatgatagtacatcagtagacaatcacagtatgctaaagaaatggaaagttaaaatgtgataaacggtctcactgatgatgtgctagtagatttttacacgcttagtagattgatttcgagatataaacctaaatattaataactttcttatctcgtggggaacatctctcagaGACATGGATAACCTCCGAAATCTCATTTGAGAggttgcctgattctgagatactaggtctttatactgtttgatatctggggtattatacttggttttctgattttgcgtcagcaatggcctagacctcttATAATACTTTAAGCGCTTTATTAAAGCTTTCCCTCTACATAAAAATTGAAAAGTATCAAAAGATATGAATCAAGTgaagttgtaaagaagatccctaagtgggacacacctcaaagtcgagccttcatcactttgactgaacggtagttcatacctgagctctcaaggtctcgcactaacccagagtacATATATCAATatagtatacttacctgtaagactgaatctagggaatcttgatatggtagtatattctgaggtgggacacgcgaataagttaagtacttaaaacactaaatctcgtatctcgaatcacttgaactttgtgtgaaaattcaagtggatcagtatactgacaatctaagtgaatcgttaaGAAATTAAAGTGTTTAtagctcaacggtactagtgatttgtcataaactgatatgatcctctgacacgaactcaaacaaaaatattgtctgtaaatatttctttactacatttatatttcagaaaaatacaaaaagattttcgacaaccgatgttagagagctgagtttcaaaatctaagtatgcagAACATAACATGTTTctgaaaaataaacaagttcattaatttgaaacttgtgtTTTATATGAAAAATCATAAATAGTTTGtgaatctccaaggtcattaaattggacttagAAGATAATCTTTTTAAAACCTCACTGTTAATCATCTGAGAAAGGTTTTGGATTCTTAAATTGTTAAAATTCATGAGGTTATTTGATAAGGGGAAGAGAGTCAGGAAATCCTGGAAAATAACATACTGTTACATTTTTACTTAGAGCCAGGTTACTGATTTTGATTTTTGTGTTTGAGAGCCAGGCCATTTTTCTTGGGAAAACCTAAATAGCTTTAATTgttaaacatttgttttagagCTAGGTTTTCAATTTTGAACTTAAATCGTCAAATTTCTTACAAATGGTTTGAGATTTTTTTCAGACGGAaaagccagattacgatcccgatagctgagactaagggggagtctgaagacaagctcagAGCAAGGGGGAGTGTGCATTCAAAGAGCCATATATCTATCATGGAGGAGCTTGTAACAGGTGTCGATCCTAGTAGCTGAAAGCACGGAAGCTTAAAGCAAGGGGGAGCCTGAGTTGAACGACAGGGGGAGCAGATAGAGCTGTTAGAATAAAATGAAGAGTCTATGGTGCTGATGATGTCAACACTTCatgaagactcagagagagacaaaaaactacgagattgactgcagcaatatccaagggggagtctgtgagtgcatATGTATATCGCTTATGTCAATCACGTATCGTAGCTTGAACAGATGAAACAAGACTGGTGCTGAATAGAGCTAAGTATGAAGATCATGTGTGAAAaggcagcttcgtacgaagggcaTCATGGCTTCGTACAAAGGGACTTTGATTTTGTTGTAATTAAAGGTTCTAGCTTCATACGAAGGCACCacatggcttcgtacgaaggcatcTGGTCTATATATAGGAGCTTAGGTCTTGTTCATTTGTATCTTTTTGGTATTCTTGAGGCGAATCACTGCCCGTTTGTTTTCGTGGATCTTTTGTTGTCATATATAAATAGAAAACAAGTTATAATTACATCTGTGTGTTCTCATCCATAcacgtgattggattccgcacataTCACGTGTTCGTACGCATTCAACGGTTGAAGATTCGATCCTCAGAGCGAATTTACAGTCTGTACCACTACTGTATTCATCAGAAGACGCTACACTCCCCATTTACCACCCGATCCCTCCTTCACTTACTTACTGGACCATCACATTTCACTTTGAGtagtactgctcagccagtcgAGCACCTACCACCATATCCTTTTATTGGATCCTTTCCTGCTACTATTCCATCGACTCTTGGTTCTTATCAAGACCCGTTTACTGCAGGGCCATCATACGTTCCACACAGTCATCCTATGACTGAGTATCCTCCTGTTGATCCACTTTCCACTGTCGGAGATTTGTCTCATCCTCCACTACTAATGCACAGTATTGTCTCCTACCCCTCACCCTACTTTGCTGATTCACTTGTTCCGCCACCCCCGGGCATGAGCCCATCAGACCCATACCACCCGATTCACATGCCACTTACCAACACCGAGTACAGAGTCACGTCCACTGAGATACAGCTCGGTATTTTGTTTAGACGTTTTCATGAGCTTAGTGCTCTGGTTTCTACTCTTCGAGCATCTTAGAGTgctccatcatcatcatctcagCCACCATTACCCACATCGTCACCTCCATCACTACCACCACTACCGATATGTCCTCCgccatcatcttcatcagtacCTTCACTTCCACCACCTCAAGTTACTCCTTCATCCCATTAGGAGCGCATCCACGCTCTTGAGGAGGAGATCGCGTAGATCTCAACTCAGTTATTTGCCGATAATAAttcgaactggtccacttttggccgataatagtccaccgttaaaaatagcttaacgaagttaagttttttccgaattacaaaccgatgttttagtgattttgatcagaacgaagACATGaatcgatttatgtaaaacttacctcgaaacggtgctccaaacgacttgatttttgttaattgaaagtttaaacacccaaattgaagcaccgttttcgtcttTTGGAGTAGtattttgaggtaagttttacatcattcaactcgtatcgtcgttctaatcaaaagctctaaaacatcagtttgtaataagaaaaaaaaaactgaactccgttaaactatttttaacgcagactattatcggccaaaagtagACCAGTTCAGATTATTATTGGCAAATAATTGAGTTGTAATTATAATCGGTCAATTTGAGAAAATTAGGATTATTTAAATTCAATTTGCATTAAATAAGTTATCTTCTTGACTTGAATATATTCGTAAAATTTATATGCCTACCGAATTCAAGGATGATTTGACAACTTGTAAGTTGACTCCAAACTAAAAGACATAACATGACATATGAAATCTataataactaaataaataaacgatttcataaaaaaaaaaaaaaaactcaaattgAAACAAAGAAATCGTCAGATTATTAGTATGTTAATTTGGTTATGTTACGTATGAGTAATTTAGACATTTAGCATAAAATCACTGAATAAGATTTAGTGGTCGTTCTAATCAAAAACTCTAAACCATTATacaaaatgattaaaaaaaaaacttggttTATAGTATAGAAATTGTTGGTAATTGGATGCTCGATAATCGATTAATTAACGTTTCTATTGAGCTACGATTTAAAGAGTTGCTTttgacaaaaaagaaaaaaaagatttttaatgtATTTGGTACAGTAACTTGTATGTTTTTGGGTGTGCTTTTTTTTGGCTTTGTATGTTTGGATTGTAGCTCCTTGCTAATTTAATAAGATTTATGTtggctgttaaaaaaaaaaatatattagttCAAGAAACGCGGCTTTTAAATTGAGGAAATTAAATATGAAGTTTAGAAATTGCGGAAATCAATTTTTAGAGAAATGTTTCATTGAATAATTATTTGAGAAATAATTACGGTTCAATTGTATTTATATAGGGAGACAACCAATGGGATTATGGTATTTATAGTTTGATTGTTAAATAATATTAGCTTTATCTATAATATCTTAGTAAGAGAActgagtttttttttattattttcgtaATTTTGCCATAGGTACAAATGTTGAAGCACAATGTACAAATGAAGTAAGCCATTTTAGAGGGGGGAAACTTGGACATTGTCCAAAGTTTTAAGATACTTTAAGGGTATTTTAGTGATTTTTGGCACAACATGCCCTAATTATGGCCTCATCAATTCACACTTATATCAGAGCACAGGTTTAAGATGCCTAAGAGTCTAAACGTTCCGTTCATTTACAATAGTTGCTTCAGATTCCCTTCACTCTAAGGGGGGACGGAGTCATAACGGGAGGGGAATCAGGGAGTGGGGTTGCCGCACGGGGACTTTTCCCTTCGGTGACATACAATCGATGAATGGTGAGGGACTTGATCGGTGAGTATTCACCGAATGTTTGAAGAGGAGAGAGGTGGGAGAGTGAGGGAATTAATGGTGGGTCCCAACCCCTTCCAACCAATCACAAATTTATCTTCTTTAAAGAAAAAATTTGTTTACCACTCTATGTGTTTGACCGTTGccagtgattgagtgcaaaatggggactTGATATGACATGATATTATTGGCTAGAGAATAACTCAAACACTCTAATAGTGATTGACGACTCCCTCCACCCCAATCAATTCAAGCCATTGAATGCCATAATTAACCATCTTGAATGCTAGAATCAACCATTGTTGCTTCAATTTCTCTTCACTGGTATCGATTCTTATCATTTTGATGTTATAAAGGAGAGTGAGTTATTAGAGCTTCATCTTTACTTCTATTTGTTTCAGATGGTTTGCGTTCTTGGACACCCACAATCTCAGGTACTATCATAATCACTTAAATCAAACTCGAAGTTGTACAATTTTGGGgtttttggttcttcaattagGTTTATGTGGGTTGCATATTGCTAATTATAATCTGATTTTTGTTGGATTACTCCTGATGATGTTCGACACCGAGAAGAAACCGGGACGACGtgggaaaaaaaaaacaaatcaggTATGCCTTCTGGCTCAAAACATTCGAATTAGACAAATATTAAAATAACACTACTCTATACTTGCTTGTATATTAAAACAGAGTTGAAATTTGATAATCTCGCATATACTTAGTTTAATCAGTTCTGCAAATGTATTTTAAACCTTGTGAAGTTGTGATAGAATTATAAAGTCTTTAAAAgttatttttatgttttataaattttaaaacatttttggtTAATGAATTAACTATCTAATTCAGATACCTTTTACAAGTACAAATAAAAAACATGTTACATAAATTAAATCACGCTACTTGTAAAAAGTGTATTTATATTACATGTTGTTAACCCTATCTAAAAAAATTATTATCATAGGAATATTTAAAGTCTTTGTTATTAAACATAAATAACTAAAAAAAGTCACAAAAGTAGATGATTCACTACAGTGCAGGAATTGTTCTGATGAGTCACAAAAGTCATGGGGGTGGGGGTGGACGACTCAGAAGTGAGAGAAGTTGCTAACTTGTTAAAATCCGGAGTAGGAACTCTCCCTTTTGTGTACTTGCGGCTGCCTATAGGTGCCGATAAGAAGAGAATCAAGTTTTGGGAACCCGTCAGCAAGAGATTCCAATCTAAGCTTAATGCTTGGAAGGCCAAAATGCTAAGTTTTGCGGGACATGTCACCCTCGCAAAAGCAGTTTTGGACATTTTGCCATCGTTTTGGGAATATTTAGAGCTCCCAAAGCGGTCCTAAAGTTGCCAGAGGGGATGCGGAGGTCGTTTGTATGGGGAAAGGTGGGGCAAAGGAATAAAATGGTTTGGGTTAAATGGtgcaaaatgacgaaaccaatgTAACAAGGCCGAATTGGGATCGGCGACTTGGAAAGCTTCAACTTAGCCCTCCTAACTAAGTGGCGGTGGCGCATAAAAGAAGACCCAGAGCAGTTGTGGGCACAAGTTATTGCCGCCATTAGTGGTCCTAATAAAGGGCTGaaactcattcaagttaagcaATCGGTGCCGGGGTGGTGGAAAGATATAGCAAATTGTCACACCGCAACCGAtgacggaatcatcggggcgcaaCACTGAGCGAAACacattgtccagaagtttccataacaactatatttaccaaatatttaaagcaacatgtcccataccatgtcatataagataatacaattattacagaaaagatttagtcaaattgttctgttccgacaactcagattttttgtgacaactcgtaacttTGAGATAAAGGCCCATCTATTtctcttttataaatcaaatcttaCAGTTATTTGATGGATTAATTATATGCTCATTAAAATTCTAGTGCGTCAACGAATATTTGAAACCAAATCTTTATCGTATTATACCGATCCGAACCGTTTGAACCAAATCATATATCTCGCTTGCCAACCCAACCTACTCACGCAACCCGAAACCTTAGAGGGTCAAAAGATAGCATGGATACTGTACACGACATTGTTGATGCATTGTGtgtataaatatatttatattataataataatagtaataattaaataaatcAACATAATACTTAGTCATAATTATTGGTTACAAATTTGAAGATTTAGTTTTGGCTGTGGAACGTACTGTTCGAAACCCAAACCCCCCAGCCCACCCAGCCTGATCTCGGCCCACACATTCGAATTCCTTCACCGACTCTTCTTGTTCAGCGATTATTTTGCATGgtttgcatatatatatatacacacataatgATCTCTACCTCTACGCAAACCCTACCTGCCGCCTCACCTGAACCGCTCCTCCTCGCCCGAAACACTACGTCGAACCAACCACTaccttcttctccggcgagttCACCGGCGAACACCGGTAagatttctctctctctctcgtccgTAGATTTAGTAATAGACTTGTTGCGGTTTCGGTTTCGAGACGTGGTTCGTGATCACGGTTAGATTTTTCATGTGTTTGTGTGTATGTGGTGCTATATATATGTGTCTATATGAAACTGTGTGGAACTATAGATACATGGTTATATATATAAACAACAAAGGGTTGGAAGATTATGAAACTAATGTACAGAATGCTATGCTTATAGGTATATATATTCATGCGAAC contains the following coding sequences:
- the LOC110913769 gene encoding protein MNN4-like, coding for MKKNIENLVDELKKVAEEEDEDVKKEEVANDESQKTANESLKKFAKEVTVEKQQNDENLKNEEEETVEEKQEEANEKLEESVGEADAGEAIAKEQQKKKEDQKQTEEKAEVPTIEYEIKQQVVNSYIEEVVELKREMADLEQDNNKLHSYHASSFVLERIFNIKPDYNDFEKNKKGIGSEYHQVPPLFEEKFTFYDDEKVEKANSQKILT